One window of Papaver somniferum cultivar HN1 chromosome 9, ASM357369v1, whole genome shotgun sequence genomic DNA carries:
- the LOC113312240 gene encoding zinc finger BED domain-containing protein DAYSLEEPER-like yields the protein MVDPLDGSTTVDFAPAPVSGEKEHKLRSDVWEHFDLIKYKDGSKKGVCKACKVGYKYDSQKGGTSSMKRHKCRERHSQDIGQMILSAKNGQLSSRVRKIDQMKFRDLISELLIARNVPLALVEWKEFRDICAYLNEDAKLISRNTWKADIVKKHNAQKEVIQNILKLSPGRICLTSDMWTSVTTTGYISLTVHFLDQNWELKKYLLNFCELPPPHTDLIVKYGLVKIDPVVLKLRKSVKSLKKSQVRKQKFLDIVDTLGMSAVRRGIRQDVKTRWNSTYLMLDSCLVYRSVFAHLKEVASDYKDCLTDE from the exons atggtAGATCCTTTGGATGGATCTACAACTGTTGATTTTGCACCTGCACCAGTTTCAGGTGAAAAGGAACATAAACTTAGATCTGATGTTTGGGAACATTTTGATCTCATTAAATATAAAGATGGATCAAAGAAGGGAGTGTGCAAGGCTTGTAAAGTGGGATATAAATATGATAGCCAGAAAGGTGGAACCTCATCTATGAAAAGGCATAAGTGCCGTGAGCGTCATTCTCAGGACATAGGGCAAATGATTTTATCTGCAAAGAATGGCCAATTGTCTTCCCGCGTACGCAAAATTGATCAGATGAAGTTTCGGGATCTTATTTCAGAATTACTCATTGCAAGAAATGTCCCATTGGCTTTGGTGGAGTGGAAAGAATTTAGGGACATATGTGCTTATCTAAATGAGGATGCTAAACTAatatcaaggaatacttggaAAGCCGATATTGTCAAAAAACATAATGCACAAAAAGAAGTTATTCAAAACATATTGAAACTTTCTCCAG GTAGGAtatgtctaacatcagacatgtggaccTCTGTTACGACTACAGGGTATATAAGCTTAACTGTCCACTTTCTTGATCAAAATTGGGAATTAAAGAAGTATCTACTGAATTTTTGTgaacttccaccacctcatacag ATCTTATTGTAAAAtatggacttgtgaagattgatccaGTTGTGCTTAAGTTAAGAAAGTCAGTGAAGTCGCTTAAAAAGtcccaagtaagaaaacaaaaattcttggacATTGTTGATACTTTAGGAATGTCTGCAGTAAGAAGGGGTATTCGTCAAGATGTTAAGACAAG atggaattcaacttatcttatGTTAGACAGTTGTCTTGTGTATAGAAGTGTTTTCGCTCACTTGAAGGAGGTGGCTTCAGACTATAAAGACTGCCTAACTGACGAATAA